From the Magnetococcus sp. PR-3 genome, one window contains:
- a CDS encoding flagellin N-terminal helical domain-containing protein has product MALYINTNVSSLNTQRKLMNSTNALGKTYERLSSGLRINSASDDAAGLSVTTRMTSQVRGLNQAVRNANDGISLVQVTEGALAETESALQRMRELAVQAVNGTYTNTDRMDLHDEVAQLVSEIDRIADNTEFNSQNVLNTTQTFEIQVGMDQDQTISVTTTDANTALLGVNATTVSTMAQASAAIAEIDAAIASVSDMRSTLGAQQNRLEAAISNLTNVVERTEAARSRILDADIAAETANLTRNAIMQQAGTAILAQANQQPQLALSLLG; this is encoded by the coding sequence ATGGCTCTGTATATTAATACCAATGTTTCCTCGCTCAACACCCAGCGCAAGCTGATGAACAGCACAAATGCCTTAGGCAAGACGTACGAACGTCTCTCTTCAGGTTTGCGTATTAATAGCGCTTCGGATGACGCTGCTGGTCTCTCTGTGACAACACGGATGACCTCCCAGGTTCGTGGTTTGAACCAAGCGGTGCGTAACGCCAACGATGGTATCTCTCTGGTGCAGGTGACCGAGGGTGCATTGGCTGAGACCGAGTCTGCTCTGCAGCGTATGCGTGAACTGGCTGTGCAAGCGGTGAACGGAACTTATACCAATACCGATCGTATGGACCTGCATGATGAGGTTGCTCAGCTGGTTTCTGAAATCGACCGGATTGCGGATAACACGGAGTTTAATAGTCAGAATGTTCTGAACACGACCCAAACCTTTGAAATTCAAGTGGGTATGGATCAGGACCAAACCATTAGTGTGACCACCACGGATGCCAACACAGCCTTGTTGGGTGTGAACGCAACCACGGTCTCCACCATGGCCCAGGCCAGTGCTGCGATTGCTGAGATTGATGCCGCCATCGCTTCGGTTTCTGACATGCGCTCTACACTGGGTGCTCAGCAGAACCGTTTGGAAGCCGCCATTTCCAACCTGACCAACGTGGTTGAGCGCACTGAAGCGGCCCGTTCGCGGATTTTGGATGCAGATATCGCAGCCGAGACGGCCAATCTGACCAGAAATGCGATCATGCAACAGGCCGGAACCGCCATTTTGGCCCAGGCCAACCAGCAGCCCCAGCTTGCGCTGAGCCTGCTTGGTTAA